A region from the Diorhabda sublineata isolate icDioSubl1.1 chromosome X, icDioSubl1.1, whole genome shotgun sequence genome encodes:
- the LOC130450632 gene encoding arfGAP with SH3 domain, ANK repeat and PH domain-containing protein isoform X5, protein MMPTLPSFITVPDFVQETRDDYNSPITSTFVSKMQQCRNTITTLEETLDYDRDGLTKMKKAIKAIHTSGNCHVDNESYLVKALEKIGQNATLKEHEEIIGNAFLKFAVVTQELSALMKTLMQNLNNIVMFPLDSLLKGDLRGVKGDLKRPFDKAWKDYENKYAKIEKEKKQQAKDAGLIRSEVTAPEIADEMEKERRLFQLQMCEYLIKYNEIKTKKGIDLLQSLVEYYHAQTNYFQDGLKTIEHFGNYVADLSIRLQKIRQAQDEEKRKLCDLRNLIKSTPSIEKEVGSQVDKGAAGYSLHQLQGDKHHGVTRTGYLLKKSEGKMRRVWQKRKCRVQAEGYLEICHADESKPPTRVNLLTCQIKIVPDDKRGFDLISYNRTYHFQAEDDSDQRAWMSVLVNCKEMALMKAFDDSSKTGSDKVNHSFMELQQAIIKYIQKIPGNDRCCDCNSQNDATWLSTNFGIIVCIECSGIHRDLGVHISRIQSLTLDNVGTSQLVLARFMTNNLFNDIMEEQLSPNEKLEPSSSMEERLNFIRAKYVEKRFATKHCESEREKLFELEEAVNRGDLQRLLQAFAENVDFGAPLPTSKIGETALHRAILNESGRTLHIVDFLIQNMSNSCIDKVTNPPVIPEMSGSNTALHLCALHDKVECMKLLLRSGADTSLKNSHNKTAMDIAQEMGNNSCQELLQNAANRLKNYFDNINIDWNLLHDDGSTDFSDDETIIEDRNGSLTPEKKNRSRPPSYTAAMVHNSLKKRAAPLPPPNSSVQYGTLPSSHSRTPSDPIAPGYHTLSHTHKRSPSSDSSSGRSVIPIVNKLVMADCKNSDKFGSVRRPQNPPPPAPNLSSTRLSNGRSTESISSMVSDIDVSSMMHNPIPPPRRASDSPPHRISSSPISTSSLCSPRSIPSGRLSYASNGNSGLRRCKALYDCAADNDDELSFQEGEIIIVINEHTDDDNWMEGMVENEPDRTGMFPISFVHMLPD, encoded by the exons acCTTGGATTACGATCGAGATGGGTTGACTAAAATGAAAAAGGCCATAAAGGCCATACACACTTCAGGAAATT GTCACGTGGATAACGAATCATATTTAGTGAAAGCCTTGgaaaaaattggacaaaatGCCACTTTGAAAGAGCACGAAGAAATAATAGGGAACGCTTTCCTGAAATTCGCCGTAGTGACACAAGAACTTTCAGCTTTGATGAAGACCCTCATGCAAAATTTAAACAACATCGTTATGTTTCCTTTAGACAGTCTACTAAAAGGCGATCTGAGGGGAGTAAAAGGAGACTTGAAAAGGCCTTTTGATAAAGCTTGGAaagattatgaaaataaatatgcgaaaattgaaaaggaaaagaaacagCAAGCCAAAGATGCGGGGCTAATTAGATCGGAAGTTACGGCTCCGGAAATAGCCGACGAAATGGAAAAGGAAAGGcgtttatttcaattacaaatGTGCGAA tatttgataaagtataatgaaataaaaacgaaGAAGGGTATTGATCTTCTTCAAAGTCTTGTGGAATATTACCATGCTCAAACAAA CTATTTTCAAGATGGACTGAAGACAATAGAACATTTTGGTAATTACGTAGCAGATTTAAGCATTAGATTACAAAAAATAAGACAAGCTCAAGacgaagaaaaaagaaaattatgtgatttaagaaatttgataaagtCAACTCCTAGTATCGAAAAAGAA GTTGGCTCCCAAGTCGATAAAGGTGCTGCAGGGTATTCCTTACATCAACTTCAAGGTGATAAACACCACGGGGTAACAAGAACAGGATATCTGTTAAAAAAATCAGAAGGAAAAATGAGGAGAGTCTGGCAGAAAAGGAAATGCAGGGTACAAGCTGAAGGGTATTTAGAAATTTGTCATGCAGATGAAAGTAAACCTCCAACTAGAGTCAATCTACTGACTTGTCAGATTAAAATTGTCCCTGATGACAAACGAGGCTTCGACTTGATTTCTT ataATAGGACTTACCATTTTCAAGCAGAGGATGACTCTGATCAAAGGGCATGGATGTCGGTATTAGTAAACTGTAAAGAAATGGCTCTGATGAAAGCTTTTGATGATAGCTCTAAGACTGGTAGTGATAAAGTTAATCATAGTTTTATGGAGCTTCAACAGgctattataaaatatatccaaaaaataCCAGGAAATGATAGATGTTGTGACTGCAACTCTCAAAATG atgCAACGTGgttatcaacaaattttggaataatAGTGTGTATTGAATGTTCCGGTATCCACAGAGATTTGGGAGTTCATATTAGTAGAATACAATCATTAACTTTAGATAATGTTGGTACTAGTCAGTTAGTCCTTGCCAGATTCATGACAAATAATCTTTTTAACGATATTATGGAGGAGCAACTATCGCCTAATGAAAAATTGGAACCATCGAGTTCGAT GGAGGAAAGACTTAATTTTATTAGAGCTAAATATGTCGAAAAAAGATTCGCTACAAAGCATTGTGAATCTGAAAGGGAGAAATTGTTTGAACTGGAGGAAGCTGTTAATAGAGGTGATTTACAGCGGCTACTACAAGCTTTTGCTGAAAATGTTGATTTCGGAGCGCCACTACCAACTTCA aaaattggtgAAACAGCTTTACATCGAGCAATATTGAATGAATCGGGTCGTACTCTTCACATAGTAGATTTCCTTATCCAGAACATGTCTAATTCCTGTATCGATAAGGTTACAAACCCTCCAGTTATACCAGAAATGAGTGGTTCGAATACTGCATTACATCTTTGCGCTTTGCACGACAAAGTTGAATGCATGAAATTATTGTTACGAAGTGGTGCTGATACTTCACTTAAAAATTCCCATAATAAAACTGCAATGGACATTGCTCAAGAAATGGGAAACAACTCATGTCAAGAATTG ttgCAAAATGCTGCCAACaggttgaaaaattattttgataatatcaatATTGATTGGAACTTACTTCATGATGATGGATCTACTGATTTTTCGGATGATGAAACTATAATTGAGGATAGG aaTGGATCCTTGACTCCAGAGAAGAAAAACCGTTCCAGACCTCCAAGTTATACAG CAGCTATGGTGCATAATAGTTTGAAGAAAAGAGCAGCACCTCTACCACCACCGAACAGTTCAGTCCAGTATGGTACATTACCCAGTAGCCACAGTAGAACGCCCTCAGATCCAATAGCTCCTGGTTACCATACACTAAGTCATACTCACAAACGATCACCTAGTAGTGATAGCAGTTCCGGTAGATCTGTGATACCCATAG TAAACAAACTAGTCATGGCAGATTGTAAAAATTCTGATAAATTTGGTTCGGTACGAAGACCACAAAACCCTCCTCCGCCTGCACCTAATCTCTCTTCAACTAGATTATCAAATGGAAGATCTACTGAAAGTATATCTTCGATGGTGTCAGATATTGATGTTTCTTCTATGATGCATAATCCTATACCACCACCAAGAAGA gCTTCGGATTCACCTCCACATAGAATATCGTCTAGTCCAATATCCACGAGTTCGTTGTGCTCCCCCCGATCTATACCAAGCGGTAGGCTATCGTATGCATCAAATGGTAATAGTGGATTGCGTAGATGTAAGGCCCTATACGACTGCGCAGCCGATAACGACGACGAACTTTCTTTCCAAGAAGGAGAAATCATCATAGTCATCAACGAACACACAGATGATGACAATTGGATGGAAGGAATGGTGGAGAACGAGCCAGACAGAACGGGGATGTTTCCCATTAGTTTTGTCCATATGCTGCCAGACTAA
- the LOC130450632 gene encoding arfGAP with SH3 domain, ANK repeat and PH domain-containing protein isoform X6, whose amino-acid sequence MMPTLPSFITVPDFVQETRDDYNSPITSTFVSKMQQCRNTITTLEETLDYDRDGLTKMKKAIKAIHTSGNCHVDNESYLVKALEKIGQNATLKEHEEIIGNAFLKFAVVTQELSALMKTLMQNLNNIVMFPLDSLLKGDLRGVKGDLKRPFDKAWKDYENKYAKIEKEKKQQAKDAGLIRSEVTAPEIADEMEKERRLFQLQMCEYLIKYNEIKTKKGIDLLQSLVEYYHAQTNYFQDGLKTIEHFGNYVADLSIRLQKIRQAQDEEKRKLCDLRNLIKSTPSIEKEVGSQVDKGAAGYSLHQLQGDKHHGVTRTGYLLKKSEGKMRRVWQKRKCRVQAEGYLEICHADESKPPTRVNLLTCQIKIVPDDKRGFDLISYNRTYHFQAEDDSDQRAWMSVLVNCKEMALMKAFDDSSKTGSDKVNHSFMELQQAIIKYIQKIPGNDRCCDCNSQNDATWLSTNFGIIVCIECSGIHRDLGVHISRIQSLTLDNVGTSQLVLARFMTNNLFNDIMEEQLSPNEKLEPSSSMEERLNFIRAKYVEKRFATKHCESEREKLFELEEAVNRGDLQRLLQAFAENVDFGAPLPTSKIGETALHRAILNESGRTLHIVDFLIQNMSNSCIDKVTNPPVIPEMSGSNTALHLCALHDKVECMKLLLRSGADTSLKNSHNKTAMDIAQEMGNNSCQELLQNAANRLKNYFDNINIDWNLLHDDGSTDFSDDETIIEDRNGSLTPEKKNRSRPPSYTAMVHNSLKKRAAPLPPPNSSVQYGTLPSSHSRTPSDPIAPGYHTLSHTHKRSPSSDSSSGRSVIPIVNKLVMADCKNSDKFGSVRRPQNPPPPAPNLSSTRLSNGRSTESISSMVSDIDVSSMMHNPIPPPRRASDSPPHRISSSPISTSSLCSPRSIPSGRLSYASNGNSGLRRCKALYDCAADNDDELSFQEGEIIIVINEHTDDDNWMEGMVENEPDRTGMFPISFVHMLPD is encoded by the exons acCTTGGATTACGATCGAGATGGGTTGACTAAAATGAAAAAGGCCATAAAGGCCATACACACTTCAGGAAATT GTCACGTGGATAACGAATCATATTTAGTGAAAGCCTTGgaaaaaattggacaaaatGCCACTTTGAAAGAGCACGAAGAAATAATAGGGAACGCTTTCCTGAAATTCGCCGTAGTGACACAAGAACTTTCAGCTTTGATGAAGACCCTCATGCAAAATTTAAACAACATCGTTATGTTTCCTTTAGACAGTCTACTAAAAGGCGATCTGAGGGGAGTAAAAGGAGACTTGAAAAGGCCTTTTGATAAAGCTTGGAaagattatgaaaataaatatgcgaaaattgaaaaggaaaagaaacagCAAGCCAAAGATGCGGGGCTAATTAGATCGGAAGTTACGGCTCCGGAAATAGCCGACGAAATGGAAAAGGAAAGGcgtttatttcaattacaaatGTGCGAA tatttgataaagtataatgaaataaaaacgaaGAAGGGTATTGATCTTCTTCAAAGTCTTGTGGAATATTACCATGCTCAAACAAA CTATTTTCAAGATGGACTGAAGACAATAGAACATTTTGGTAATTACGTAGCAGATTTAAGCATTAGATTACAAAAAATAAGACAAGCTCAAGacgaagaaaaaagaaaattatgtgatttaagaaatttgataaagtCAACTCCTAGTATCGAAAAAGAA GTTGGCTCCCAAGTCGATAAAGGTGCTGCAGGGTATTCCTTACATCAACTTCAAGGTGATAAACACCACGGGGTAACAAGAACAGGATATCTGTTAAAAAAATCAGAAGGAAAAATGAGGAGAGTCTGGCAGAAAAGGAAATGCAGGGTACAAGCTGAAGGGTATTTAGAAATTTGTCATGCAGATGAAAGTAAACCTCCAACTAGAGTCAATCTACTGACTTGTCAGATTAAAATTGTCCCTGATGACAAACGAGGCTTCGACTTGATTTCTT ataATAGGACTTACCATTTTCAAGCAGAGGATGACTCTGATCAAAGGGCATGGATGTCGGTATTAGTAAACTGTAAAGAAATGGCTCTGATGAAAGCTTTTGATGATAGCTCTAAGACTGGTAGTGATAAAGTTAATCATAGTTTTATGGAGCTTCAACAGgctattataaaatatatccaaaaaataCCAGGAAATGATAGATGTTGTGACTGCAACTCTCAAAATG atgCAACGTGgttatcaacaaattttggaataatAGTGTGTATTGAATGTTCCGGTATCCACAGAGATTTGGGAGTTCATATTAGTAGAATACAATCATTAACTTTAGATAATGTTGGTACTAGTCAGTTAGTCCTTGCCAGATTCATGACAAATAATCTTTTTAACGATATTATGGAGGAGCAACTATCGCCTAATGAAAAATTGGAACCATCGAGTTCGAT GGAGGAAAGACTTAATTTTATTAGAGCTAAATATGTCGAAAAAAGATTCGCTACAAAGCATTGTGAATCTGAAAGGGAGAAATTGTTTGAACTGGAGGAAGCTGTTAATAGAGGTGATTTACAGCGGCTACTACAAGCTTTTGCTGAAAATGTTGATTTCGGAGCGCCACTACCAACTTCA aaaattggtgAAACAGCTTTACATCGAGCAATATTGAATGAATCGGGTCGTACTCTTCACATAGTAGATTTCCTTATCCAGAACATGTCTAATTCCTGTATCGATAAGGTTACAAACCCTCCAGTTATACCAGAAATGAGTGGTTCGAATACTGCATTACATCTTTGCGCTTTGCACGACAAAGTTGAATGCATGAAATTATTGTTACGAAGTGGTGCTGATACTTCACTTAAAAATTCCCATAATAAAACTGCAATGGACATTGCTCAAGAAATGGGAAACAACTCATGTCAAGAATTG ttgCAAAATGCTGCCAACaggttgaaaaattattttgataatatcaatATTGATTGGAACTTACTTCATGATGATGGATCTACTGATTTTTCGGATGATGAAACTATAATTGAGGATAGG aaTGGATCCTTGACTCCAGAGAAGAAAAACCGTTCCAGACCTCCAAGTTATACAG CTATGGTGCATAATAGTTTGAAGAAAAGAGCAGCACCTCTACCACCACCGAACAGTTCAGTCCAGTATGGTACATTACCCAGTAGCCACAGTAGAACGCCCTCAGATCCAATAGCTCCTGGTTACCATACACTAAGTCATACTCACAAACGATCACCTAGTAGTGATAGCAGTTCCGGTAGATCTGTGATACCCATAG TAAACAAACTAGTCATGGCAGATTGTAAAAATTCTGATAAATTTGGTTCGGTACGAAGACCACAAAACCCTCCTCCGCCTGCACCTAATCTCTCTTCAACTAGATTATCAAATGGAAGATCTACTGAAAGTATATCTTCGATGGTGTCAGATATTGATGTTTCTTCTATGATGCATAATCCTATACCACCACCAAGAAGA gCTTCGGATTCACCTCCACATAGAATATCGTCTAGTCCAATATCCACGAGTTCGTTGTGCTCCCCCCGATCTATACCAAGCGGTAGGCTATCGTATGCATCAAATGGTAATAGTGGATTGCGTAGATGTAAGGCCCTATACGACTGCGCAGCCGATAACGACGACGAACTTTCTTTCCAAGAAGGAGAAATCATCATAGTCATCAACGAACACACAGATGATGACAATTGGATGGAAGGAATGGTGGAGAACGAGCCAGACAGAACGGGGATGTTTCCCATTAGTTTTGTCCATATGCTGCCAGACTAA
- the LOC130450632 gene encoding arfGAP with SH3 domain, ANK repeat and PH domain-containing protein isoform X2 — MMPTLPSFITVPDFVQETRDDYNSPITSTFVSKMQQCRNTITTLEETLDYDRDGLTKMKKAIKAIHTSGNCHVDNESYLVKALEKIGQNATLKEHEEIIGNAFLKFAVVTQELSALMKTLMQNLNNIVMFPLDSLLKGDLRGVKGDLKRPFDKAWKDYENKYAKIEKEKKQQAKDAGLIRSEVTAPEIADEMEKERRLFQLQMCEYLIKYNEIKTKKGIDLLQSLVEYYHAQTNYFQDGLKTIEHFGNYVADLSIRLQKIRQAQDEEKRKLCDLRNLIKSTPSIEKEVGSQVDKGAAGYSLHQLQGDKHHGVTRTGYLLKKSEGKMRRVWQKRKCRVQAEGYLEICHADESKPPTRVNLLTCQIKIVPDDKRGFDLISYNRTYHFQAEDDSDQRAWMSVLVNCKEMALMKAFDDSSKTGSDKVNHSFMELQQAIIKYIQKIPGNDRCCDCNSQNDATWLSTNFGIIVCIECSGIHRDLGVHISRIQSLTLDNVGTSQLVLARFMTNNLFNDIMEEQLSPNEKLEPSSSMEERLNFIRAKYVEKRFATKHCESEREKLFELEEAVNRGDLQRLLQAFAENVDFGAPLPTSKIGETALHRAILNESGRTLHIVDFLIQNMSNSCIDKVTNPPVIPEMSGSNTALHLCALHDKVECMKLLLRSGADTSLKNSHNKTAMDIAQEMGNNSCQELLQNAANRLKNYFDNINIDWNLLHDDGSTDFSDDETIIEDRNGSLTPEKKNRSRPPSYTGGDSPIILRSRSSTCDNLQLGSNSNTINRQMPHPSSTHSKKTAMVHNSLKKRAAPLPPPNSSVQYGTLPSSHSRTPSDPIAPGYHTLSHTHKRSPSSDSSSGRSVIPIVNKLVMADCKNSDKFGSVRRPQNPPPPAPNLSSTRLSNGRSTESISSMVSDIDVSSMMHNPIPPPRRKRKCRVDSVTEDNDVSSLASDSPPHRISSSPISTSSLCSPRSIPSGRLSYASNGNSGLRRCKALYDCAADNDDELSFQEGEIIIVINEHTDDDNWMEGMVENEPDRTGMFPISFVHMLPD; from the exons acCTTGGATTACGATCGAGATGGGTTGACTAAAATGAAAAAGGCCATAAAGGCCATACACACTTCAGGAAATT GTCACGTGGATAACGAATCATATTTAGTGAAAGCCTTGgaaaaaattggacaaaatGCCACTTTGAAAGAGCACGAAGAAATAATAGGGAACGCTTTCCTGAAATTCGCCGTAGTGACACAAGAACTTTCAGCTTTGATGAAGACCCTCATGCAAAATTTAAACAACATCGTTATGTTTCCTTTAGACAGTCTACTAAAAGGCGATCTGAGGGGAGTAAAAGGAGACTTGAAAAGGCCTTTTGATAAAGCTTGGAaagattatgaaaataaatatgcgaaaattgaaaaggaaaagaaacagCAAGCCAAAGATGCGGGGCTAATTAGATCGGAAGTTACGGCTCCGGAAATAGCCGACGAAATGGAAAAGGAAAGGcgtttatttcaattacaaatGTGCGAA tatttgataaagtataatgaaataaaaacgaaGAAGGGTATTGATCTTCTTCAAAGTCTTGTGGAATATTACCATGCTCAAACAAA CTATTTTCAAGATGGACTGAAGACAATAGAACATTTTGGTAATTACGTAGCAGATTTAAGCATTAGATTACAAAAAATAAGACAAGCTCAAGacgaagaaaaaagaaaattatgtgatttaagaaatttgataaagtCAACTCCTAGTATCGAAAAAGAA GTTGGCTCCCAAGTCGATAAAGGTGCTGCAGGGTATTCCTTACATCAACTTCAAGGTGATAAACACCACGGGGTAACAAGAACAGGATATCTGTTAAAAAAATCAGAAGGAAAAATGAGGAGAGTCTGGCAGAAAAGGAAATGCAGGGTACAAGCTGAAGGGTATTTAGAAATTTGTCATGCAGATGAAAGTAAACCTCCAACTAGAGTCAATCTACTGACTTGTCAGATTAAAATTGTCCCTGATGACAAACGAGGCTTCGACTTGATTTCTT ataATAGGACTTACCATTTTCAAGCAGAGGATGACTCTGATCAAAGGGCATGGATGTCGGTATTAGTAAACTGTAAAGAAATGGCTCTGATGAAAGCTTTTGATGATAGCTCTAAGACTGGTAGTGATAAAGTTAATCATAGTTTTATGGAGCTTCAACAGgctattataaaatatatccaaaaaataCCAGGAAATGATAGATGTTGTGACTGCAACTCTCAAAATG atgCAACGTGgttatcaacaaattttggaataatAGTGTGTATTGAATGTTCCGGTATCCACAGAGATTTGGGAGTTCATATTAGTAGAATACAATCATTAACTTTAGATAATGTTGGTACTAGTCAGTTAGTCCTTGCCAGATTCATGACAAATAATCTTTTTAACGATATTATGGAGGAGCAACTATCGCCTAATGAAAAATTGGAACCATCGAGTTCGAT GGAGGAAAGACTTAATTTTATTAGAGCTAAATATGTCGAAAAAAGATTCGCTACAAAGCATTGTGAATCTGAAAGGGAGAAATTGTTTGAACTGGAGGAAGCTGTTAATAGAGGTGATTTACAGCGGCTACTACAAGCTTTTGCTGAAAATGTTGATTTCGGAGCGCCACTACCAACTTCA aaaattggtgAAACAGCTTTACATCGAGCAATATTGAATGAATCGGGTCGTACTCTTCACATAGTAGATTTCCTTATCCAGAACATGTCTAATTCCTGTATCGATAAGGTTACAAACCCTCCAGTTATACCAGAAATGAGTGGTTCGAATACTGCATTACATCTTTGCGCTTTGCACGACAAAGTTGAATGCATGAAATTATTGTTACGAAGTGGTGCTGATACTTCACTTAAAAATTCCCATAATAAAACTGCAATGGACATTGCTCAAGAAATGGGAAACAACTCATGTCAAGAATTG ttgCAAAATGCTGCCAACaggttgaaaaattattttgataatatcaatATTGATTGGAACTTACTTCATGATGATGGATCTACTGATTTTTCGGATGATGAAACTATAATTGAGGATAGG aaTGGATCCTTGACTCCAGAGAAGAAAAACCGTTCCAGACCTCCAAGTTATACAGGTGGGGATTCTCCTATAATTTTACGTTCACGATCATCCACTTGTGATAATTTACAACTAGGATCTAATTCTAATACTATTAATAGACAAATGCCTCATCCCTCCTCTACACATTCTAAAAAAACAG CTATGGTGCATAATAGTTTGAAGAAAAGAGCAGCACCTCTACCACCACCGAACAGTTCAGTCCAGTATGGTACATTACCCAGTAGCCACAGTAGAACGCCCTCAGATCCAATAGCTCCTGGTTACCATACACTAAGTCATACTCACAAACGATCACCTAGTAGTGATAGCAGTTCCGGTAGATCTGTGATACCCATAG TAAACAAACTAGTCATGGCAGATTGTAAAAATTCTGATAAATTTGGTTCGGTACGAAGACCACAAAACCCTCCTCCGCCTGCACCTAATCTCTCTTCAACTAGATTATCAAATGGAAGATCTACTGAAAGTATATCTTCGATGGTGTCAGATATTGATGTTTCTTCTATGATGCATAATCCTATACCACCACCAAGAAGA AAACGCAAGTGTCGTGTGGATAGTGTTACTGAAGATAACGATGTATCTAGTCTG gCTTCGGATTCACCTCCACATAGAATATCGTCTAGTCCAATATCCACGAGTTCGTTGTGCTCCCCCCGATCTATACCAAGCGGTAGGCTATCGTATGCATCAAATGGTAATAGTGGATTGCGTAGATGTAAGGCCCTATACGACTGCGCAGCCGATAACGACGACGAACTTTCTTTCCAAGAAGGAGAAATCATCATAGTCATCAACGAACACACAGATGATGACAATTGGATGGAAGGAATGGTGGAGAACGAGCCAGACAGAACGGGGATGTTTCCCATTAGTTTTGTCCATATGCTGCCAGACTAA